GGTTCCTGGAGAGGAACGTATGTCGATGCCACAAGGGTATTCTGAATACCTTTCGAAATAACGGTTCTCGTTTGTACCGGTTTCCTGTATTCCATAAAATCCCGTACCGCTTTCAGATGCACCAGATTTTCTCCGCCCAGAACACGGGATGTGTCACGGTAAGCGATCAGATTACCCGCCCTGTCAATGACATAAGCGCATCCCTTTTCACCGATCTTCATTGACGCTACCAGATTCCATAGAAACTTCAGGTTTATTTCGGCGGCTAATGCCCCTTTAACATCGCCGAAAACGTCGGTCACCGGGATCGCCATAATCAAAAGCGGCTCACAGGTATTTTCATCGATCATAACCGGACTTATAAAGGTATTGCCGTTATGTAACCGTGAAAAAAACTCATTTTCCGATTGAACCGGGATATAGCCGGATGTGAAAAGGGCCAAACGGGACACCCGCAATACTTCATGCATCATTTCATCGAAAAGGACCAATTCCCTGAACGCATCCTCCCGGCCCAGAAGTTTTTTCAGGACGAGTTCCCGTTCCCGTCCGCTCCCTCCCGCCATATTCCCCAGACTCGCCGCCGTTTCCAGCACACTCATTCGTTCGTGGATGAAATTTTCCACTCTGTTCGCCGCATGACGGGCAATGAGAAGCTGCTGGCCGGCAAGGGCGTTTCGCTGGTTCTCTACATAGAAATACAGACTGAGTCCGCTCGTCACAAGGAGAACAATCGCACTCACGAGTAAAAAAGCTCCGGTTAATACCGATGTAAGACTTTTAGCCATATCGCCGTCACATGCCCTTCTTTACACTATCACGAATACCGATTGAACATCCCCCTTTATCGTATAATCTCGTCCGCCATACTCAACAGTCCCTCATCCGCCTTTAAGCCCAGACCGGTTATCACCCGGTAATTAAGCCGCAAATGCGTTTCCGGCGTCACCACCGAAATCTCGCCCGGATCAGTCCCATTGAGTATTTTTGCGGCAAGCGGGGCAGCCAGCCTGCCGACTTCAAAAAAATCGACACAATAACTGAAAACACTTCCATTGTCTACCGATGAAAGCACGCTTCCCACAAGAGGAATACGATGTTTTTCCGCAAAATCGGCGAGGACCTCCCACGCGGCATCCGATTGGGTGAAGATTTCGGGCAAAATCTGGATGGCATCGATACCGGGACCGCCCGGCGTCTCTTGCTTATTCAGATCGCGCCTTATATCTTCGACACATTCGACCGGGGATTCGATCAGTTTCACTCCCAAAACAGACGCGTGTTTTTTCAAGGCATTCAACGCGGGGGGGTTATTCGGGTATTCCGGATCATATGGAATATATATCCGCCGAATATGCGGCGCGAGTTCACAAAGGATTTCAAGCCGTTTGCACACCAGATAGGGACCGGGATAACGAACCCCGGTAATATTCCCGCCCGGCCTGCGTACGCTCTCGACAAGGCCATTCCCTTCTATTCCGGCCAGGCAAAATACCATTGGAAGTCCTTTTTTCCCGACCGATCTCTCAACGAGCATAGCCGCTTCCGCCGGAAAGGTGAAAACCAGATCGACATCTTCAATTTCATCCGGCAATGTCGCTTCCGCTCCGTTTCCCGGACGGATATCGAGGTTCAGATATTCATAGGTAATGTTCTTGCCCTCTTCGTAGCCGAGCCCGGACATCCCCGATGTGAATCCGCGTGATATATCAACGAACATATCACCGCTTGTAACAATACCCACGCGAAAGATGCTTTCCGATTTACCGGTACAGCCCCATACGAGTAGTACGCACATAACGGCAAGGCAAACGCAGAGCGGAAAGCGAACATGATTGGAATCACTTTTTTGATACCTCATACCGACACCTTTTTCAAACAAGGGTCACCATTGAGTTCACGGTTCATCTTATAACACTGTTTTCGAGCTATGATGCGTCTTTCAACCTTGTCCCGTTCTATTGTCCCTTCATTAATAGTTTAATGATATCGTCTTAAAAAATCAAATGTTTTCAAAAATGTGCGCCCGATTTGCCCGTCGATAAAGTCCGCCCGAAACCGTTTCGGGTCTTCCCGTCTGAAAAGCTTGCAAATACGCAGTCGGTATGATAAAGTTAAGACACAACGAAATAAAAGGTAAAAGACAAGGAGAGAAAAATGAAAAAACGACTCGTTACGGCAATTATCTTCATTATATGTATTTTAGCGGCCCACGGCCAGGTATACAAGGACCCGAATGCGGCCGTCTCCCAACGGGTTTCCGACCTGCTGGCAAGAATGTCGCTTGCGGAAAAAATAGGACAGATGACACAGGCCAATTTATTGAATGTTACCGCACAGGATGTTCGCAATTACCTGCTTGGTTCGGTATTGAGCGGCGGCGGGTCCGTTCCTTCAAACAATACCCCGCAGGGGTGGGCGGATACCTACGACAATCTCCAGAACGCCGCCTTGTCGACACCGCTCGGCATCCCCATCATATACGGGGTCGATGCGGTCCACGGACACAACAATGTCGGTGACGCGGTCATGTTTCCCCACAATATCGGTCTGGGCGCGGCCAACGACCCGGATCTCATGGAAAGAATCGGAGAGGTCGTTGCGCGGGAAGTCGCGGCCACCGGG
The DNA window shown above is from Spirochaetales bacterium and carries:
- a CDS encoding ABC transporter substrate-binding protein, whose amino-acid sequence is MRYQKSDSNHVRFPLCVCLAVMCVLLVWGCTGKSESIFRVGIVTSGDMFVDISRGFTSGMSGLGYEEGKNITYEYLNLDIRPGNGAEATLPDEIEDVDLVFTFPAEAAMLVERSVGKKGLPMVFCLAGIEGNGLVESVRRPGGNITGVRYPGPYLVCKRLEILCELAPHIRRIYIPYDPEYPNNPPALNALKKHASVLGVKLIESPVECVEDIRRDLNKQETPGGPGIDAIQILPEIFTQSDAAWEVLADFAEKHRIPLVGSVLSSVDNGSVFSYCVDFFEVGRLAAPLAAKILNGTDPGEISVVTPETHLRLNYRVITGLGLKADEGLLSMADEIIR